One Salvia splendens isolate huo1 chromosome 1, SspV2, whole genome shotgun sequence genomic window, GCTCTTCGGGATCCTCCGTACTCCACAATCAGCCAATAGTAGGGCTCCACGTGTAAGGCGATATCTTTGCCGTTAGACGTCGCTTTCTCATTCGATGAGAGGGGACAGCTGGGCGGCCGCCGCCGTGTTGATGTCGGATCCGCCGCTGCTCTTTGGTTTTCGTTTTGCtgccatttaaaaaaaaagtttttatcCATCTTTTAACCTACAGTGCCTAATTTGTCCTATATATTAccaaaatcgattttttttgcCTATATCCATATgctattttacttttttctctcttctcattttcttatccattttattttacacaaaataaTAAAGACACGACAATCTACAACATCCGTTGATATACTATGAAATAAATCACCatcttttaatatttatattccaAATGGATAtgtatgaaaaatatatttcaaaTATATCGATTCATTAATTTAATACTAACATATTACAATAAGTCAGTTtagaaatatattattattattatgaaagTATGCATGCTACAAATTTATGTCAGAATTTTTACAATGATAGTGTATTTCTACTCTCTACACTTAAGTGTATATACAGACTTATCAAATTCTGGTTAGATTTTGCAAAATTGTACATTCATTTCTATCTAATCTATCTCAAGTTGAATGGAGTACTTCTAGTGGGCAAATATTAACTATATTTAAACAAGAATATTGTTTTACAAATGTTGtgtaaaatgaaaaacaacacaacaattaTTGTCAGAAAGAGGATGAAATGTCTCCATCTCTtccatataattaaatattcctTTATTGCCATCATAAGAACTGTATTATTGTCGTAAAGGTTTAAACGACACTGACCCCTAGTGTTTCATTATGGGTTTTGATGTTATTATctctttaaaattaaatttatatggCCAGTATATGTTCATACTCATGAAATTATTTGGTAATCCAAACACTCAATACGTCAAAAAGAGGTGGAATAAACACATATAGGCGCATGCGAAATAGAGAAAGGATTGTATACCATTTGTGTTGGATTGGCATTTCCAATGTGGTTTGTTTGTCTTTTTGAGTGCAAAGAGAAAATAGTGATGcaggctatatatatatatatactgatAGACCTACTTTTGCTGATTTAAATACGACAAAAGTGTATTATGCAGCAATTAATTGGCTGGTGGATTATTAATCACAGCCGTCAGACACTTCGACACTTTTTCATCGAATAAAAGGTGGTGTTGATGTGACTGACTTATCACCTCTCTACTCCCCATGCACCTATAACTTCTCATTCACTAATTTACCCCTCACGGTGTCTCTCGtttcaaatataaaaacattGGTAATCAAATGGGAATAGGGTTAGTTTAATTCTTAACCATTTTGTTAATTATTAGTACAatacatgttttattttgctattttcaAATGTCCATATTAGCATTTAAAATTGATATTCGCATTTCAATTGCTTCACAtttactatattgacatttgacaTGCATAAGGAATATAAATTCTCTTTTACAACTATTATTTGAATCAGATCACAACCTATCGAATAAGTGGAACATGTATAGAGATTTGAACATTGTcgtataaatttatataatcaTTCTTTTTATGGCAAGACAATATGATTGCATaaactttattaatttattaattatgacAAATATAGGCTGAGATTACAACTACATAGGAAAGCCATACATGCAAATATAAGTacatttgaaaattttcaaaacactTCCTGTCCTACTATATTATGACCTACTTTCTGTTTGATTATTATTGCCTAATGCTCACTATCTAATCAGGTATATAATTACGCTTCATTTTAAGCATCTTCAAAATATCGTACGTCTCTTATACATAAACAGAAATATttagaaaattgaaatttattaattttatatttcatgTAAAAAccatatggagtactataaagTAACTCTGATTTGACACAATTTTATAAGTTTAATGATTACTATTATTcgtttaattaaatatatctatgTGAATATAGATATAGTAAAATAATGGAGTAAGACGTTGGAACATAAGGGAGAAAATGGTCATTGCATTTGACAGCAAATCTCTGCACAACAATCCTGTTGCTTGATTTGTTGCTTTTTCATACTTCCAAATATCCACTCCACCCCTAAAAGGCTAAAACCCTATAATAAAACTAAGCCTCATTTCTCCGTTCCTTTAATTCATCACTCCCCTTTCCAACCTCGATATGGCGCAGTGGCGTCTCTCCCTCACCATCTTCACCAttctcgccgccgccgccgcacagTCGCCGCTCAACCCGGCGGAGCAGGAGGCGGTCTACCGGATCCTCGACTCCGTCAGCCCCGGGACCCCGTGGCGCTCTCTCTTCCCCGACGACCTCTGCTCCTCCGCCCCCCACGGCGTCTCCTGCGACTACTTCTCCTCCGCCGCCACCCCTCACGTCACCGAGCTCAGCTTCGGCTACGTCTCCGACTTCTCTCCCAACCCCGCCTGCAACCCTAACTCAACCCTAAACCCTTCCCTCCTCTCGCCGCTCCCCCGCCTCAGGAAGCTCATGTTCTACAAATGCTTCGTGCAGACGCAGACTCCATTCCCCAATTTATCATCCCTCAGCCACGCATCCTCGTTAGAGGAGCTGATCTTCATCGAGAATCCCGCCCTAATTGGTACCCTCCACGGCAGGATCGGAAACCTAAAACGACTCCGGCGGCTAATTCTCACCGGAACCGGCGTCTCCGGCGGGATCACCGAATGGATCGGGAAATTCGCCGTTCTCGAGCAGCTTACCCTCTCGAGAAACGGATTCTCCGGCGAGATTCCGATTAACGCCTTCCGTAACATGACGAAGCTCAAAATTCTCGATCTGAGCAACAATGCGTTTGAAGGATCTCTGCCGGAATCGATCGGATTCGCAACTTGGTTGCTCAAGGTTGATTTGAGCCACAACAAATTCTCTGGCAAAATTCCTGAGAATCTCACGTGCTTGAAGAACGTCCAGTTTCTCGATCTGAGCTACAACAATTTTGGTAACTTTGGCTTTCCTTTGTCTTTAGCAGAGATGCCAAATTTGAAAGAAGTGTATCTGAGCGGCAATTCCCTCGGAGGGGAGATTCCTGACATATGGGAAAACATGAGGGGTATAATGGGGATAGGCCTTTCCAGCATGGGGCTTGTTGGCAGCATCCCCAAATCAATGGGGGTACACCTCAGGAATGCATGCTACATAGGGCTAGACAACAACATGCTTCAAGGGGTTGTACCTCATGAGCTTGGTGATTTGGAGCTTGTGAGTGAGTTGAATTTGGAGAACAACAATCTGAGTGGGAGGATCCCATTTTCTGCAGACTTCTTGTCGAAATTAGGGGGGAAGCTGAAGCTGGAGGGCAATTTGGACCTTTGCATTGATGAGACTCTCAAGTCTGCGAAGCTCAGTCTTGATCTTGGCCATATCAAGGTGTGTAGGAAGCCTTATGTTTCCAGAAATGCCCTTTTCCATGACAGCTTTTCTCCTAGTTCtacttttccttttttggcTTTGGTTTTGGGGGTTTTAGCATTAATTATGGTTTCAATGTAATACTGCATATTGTTACAAGAATGTACAAAGTTGCTCCAACTAAATGATACAAGAGGCTTTATCTTTATGTAGTTACTGTATTATTTAAGATTCAAGAATTTGTACCAACTCATTTAGCTCTATCTTTACATTATTAGTATCTATGAAATGACATCATCTATATATATTTGGCCAAAATAGTGTACAATCCACACTAAATGCTCTAAGTTTAACTAAATCATTATGCAATTAttatcaagattcaagaattATTGCCAATGCGTTCATCTCTATCTTTACATTATATATGAAATGGCATCATCGATCTATATATATTTGGCCAAAAAGTAGTGTATACATATCACACTAAAAGCAGCAATGGTAAGCAAGAACCTCTGCCTAAATAAACTGgcatttatataataaatatgatgCTACATATACTAGTTGTTGCCTAGCAACATATCCCttttaagaaggaaaaaaagcaagaaaagagaaaataggGGAAAGAAAAAGTATATAGTTTATTTTCTAAGGAACCATCATATAGGCTTGATATGTTGAAAATTTATCCCTTGGTGTATTAGAGCTAACTATGGATCAAAAAACACTGATAATTGTTTGAGAAATATGGTTAGTTGTTTTGGTGGTTATCCAATTCGGAATTCTTGACGGATGATTCACCATCGGGGCCGGGATCGATGTTAGCCCTCGACCGTGCGGATCCGCCTGTCCCGTTGGACTCCCTCGACTTTTTTCTGCGTGATTTCTTGGCTGGATCCGGGACCCCCGGGTCGGATGGCTCCCGGTTCGACTTAACACTGCCTCCTTCTGATGTGTCCCTTGAGTGGTTTCTCCTCTGCTTTACCTTGTTGGGATCTTTCTGCTTCTTCGGGGACAACTCGTTGTTGCCTTCTGCTGATTGACTGCGCCTTGATGATCTCGGCACGTCAGGGAGATCAACACTTCTATTACTTCTCTTAGTGCTTGGATCTATCAACGAATATTGCATTGCTTGTTAAGACGTTTTTCCTCTCAATCAATTGAATCTCTTAGTATGACACATGGTAACATGTACATAAAGTTGTGTTTTTAACGTGGTGTGCAACATTCACGGCCCAAATAGAAAAACTACTAATGTTGACATGGTGCTGTGCACAGCATAATAGGCCTAATAGATCTCATTGCCACCAACAATATCATCAAATATATTCAAAATTATGCAAATTAATACCTTCAGAGACACATTTAATTTCAGGCTCCCCCTTTTCTCCACCAGTTGGGTGACCTAAAGGTGCAGAATGCAGGCCTGGAGATTCACTGAATTGATTCAtctgaaaaacaaaaaaattatttctagcaataataaataaataatgtaatatttttgtgataacccctaaataatatattattagaatatcataattaatttattaccCAGCTTGGGGTATCAACAGCAGGTCCATCCCATCCAATATGAGCTACATGCTTTACATCTGTGGGCAAACCAATTTGTATGTcgtcttctttttcttcctcttctaataaaaaatgaaaattacgataacgagtaaaataaaataaaataagctgTTATTATATTAAAAGAATGCTAACCAAAAATCTGGGAAATGTACTTGAAGCCCTTGAAATTTAAAATACCCTTCATCTTAGGCCTGGACGCAGTTGTCATTCAAATATTATGTATTTACAGATTTTATATATTCAAGAAAGATATTGGAGATATTTTACAAAGTTAAAAGAAGATATTTAAAACATGAGCCAAACCAACCCCTTTTTTGTGAGGAAACTCAGCTTTTTTTTTCTATCCCATGTAAATACAGGAGAAAATTCACTCAGAAATCGATCttcaaacaaaaattaataataaaaataataattaaatgaagatcaaaagaaagaagaagctCGAGGAAGATCAGAGAAAACACTCTAACATCTGAATTTCCTCTTAGGGTGGTTtgactctttttttttaatttaatttaatttccttTATGAATAAAGTTGATAAAAAAAGGATAACTGTACgtggaaaaaagaaaagaaaataaaagagggGTTCCACAACAGGAAAAGACGAAGGTGTTAATGCAAAATAAACCTTTCATTTTTCAGTGGCGATGAATTGTTGAGAACCTTTGAAAATTTAGGTGGGAATTAGATAAAACTGAATCTAAAAATAGGATAGTTTGACAACGTCAATACCATATTGTCTAGTGCCATATATGATAAACATTTTGgattaaatcatttaaaaatacCTCATATTATTGCTCGGCTCTATCTTAAACTATCGATTTCGACCAATAAAAATTCAAGTCACGTAAAACAATGCAAATTGATCATTTATATAAAAATGGTACCCACAAAGTTAATTAGAATATTATGATAatgctagttttttttttctgagaaGAATTCATTTGATTTATTTGCTCTATTTCCACTATTTGAATATGTATGAAATCACTTTTAACAATGTGGaagcaatcatcaacataaGGAGTTGGTATAATTTAAGTCGCGCGATGTCCTTTTCTTAATTTTGGGCCTCTGACTTTTGTTAGTATTGGGCTGgggatttatttttcttttgggCCTTTGTTTTTATAAATGGTTTTTGTGGTGATGAATTAATTAAGTATTGGCTGAAGTTAATCGTTGGATCGATTAATCATTCACGGGCTGACAAATGTAATTTCTGGATCGAATAATTTCCTGATTTAAATAGTACGTAAATGGGAACTTTTAATTTTTCTAAGAAAAGGCGAATGATAGATTCAACATCTCATGGGATGCTCCCATGcatactttttaaaattatattttctaaagTTCAATTTAGCATGTTATGTTCTTAAAAAACATGATTTTGCATGCTATTTTAAGATCGAAACGAAAAGTTTAGTTGAGAAAGTAAGCATACGAGGTGACCTTCTTTTTCAAATAAGGACTGTCTTAAATATGTTTTGACGTGAAATGTGATATGGAGTATGTTTGTCATGtcatatttttgttttgttggaaTATATCTGAAGTGGCTTTGCCGTACATGTTTAATGGAATCCCGGTCCCATTAGGACCTCAAACCCTACTCGAACTAGTGTACACCCGGTAGATCAGAAGCCTTCTTTCAAGTTGATCGTTCTAGTGatttggaatgtggccacattccaaatTGTTGAATATTGAACTCCTTGCTTTGGGCTTCTAATATTATTTGCTTGGGCTGGTTTTTTGTTGAGCCCATTCAATGGAATTATGGCCTGATGCGCTGGATGGTTGCCGCATGGCTCCTCCACGCGGATCAAGAGCCTGGGTCGTTGGATTGACGAGTGTGTTTGTTATGAGTCTGTTAGACTCCTTCCTTCTCATTTATTCTagacaactctctctctctctctgaaaccGCTCCGCCTTCTCTCTACCTTCTCTCTAGTTTTCCGGTGATTCTAGCCGGAGATTTCCTTCAAGCTTTTGGTTCTACCGATGATTCTTAGTTTCATAGAGATCTATCAGTGTAGTTTGAGTGATAGGCAACTTCTTCGGTTTCCTTCTCCAACCCTAGGGTTCGGTCTTCGTCTGTGACCAACCCAGTTGTGCTTGAAGTTGTTGTGTGAGGGTTTCTTGTGTTCAAGGTTGTGTTCTCAGAGGCGCTTGTAAGTCCGCGT contains:
- the LOC121804800 gene encoding CRIB domain-containing protein RIC6-like: MTTASRPKMKGILNFKGFKYISQIFEEEEKEDDIQIGLPTDVKHVAHIGWDGPAVDTPSWMNQFSESPGLHSAPLGHPTGGEKGEPEIKCVSEDPSTKRSNRSVDLPDVPRSSRRSQSAEGNNELSPKKQKDPNKVKQRRNHSRDTSEGGSVKSNREPSDPGVPDPAKKSRRKKSRESNGTGGSARSRANIDPGPDGESSVKNSELDNHQNN
- the LOC121800699 gene encoding piriformospora indica-insensitive protein 2-like, with protein sequence MAQWRLSLTIFTILAAAAAQSPLNPAEQEAVYRILDSVSPGTPWRSLFPDDLCSSAPHGVSCDYFSSAATPHVTELSFGYVSDFSPNPACNPNSTLNPSLLSPLPRLRKLMFYKCFVQTQTPFPNLSSLSHASSLEELIFIENPALIGTLHGRIGNLKRLRRLILTGTGVSGGITEWIGKFAVLEQLTLSRNGFSGEIPINAFRNMTKLKILDLSNNAFEGSLPESIGFATWLLKVDLSHNKFSGKIPENLTCLKNVQFLDLSYNNFGNFGFPLSLAEMPNLKEVYLSGNSLGGEIPDIWENMRGIMGIGLSSMGLVGSIPKSMGVHLRNACYIGLDNNMLQGVVPHELGDLELVSELNLENNNLSGRIPFSADFLSKLGGKLKLEGNLDLCIDETLKSAKLSLDLGHIKVCRKPYVSRNALFHDSFSPSSTFPFLALVLGVLALIMVSM